In the Wyeomyia smithii strain HCP4-BCI-WySm-NY-G18 chromosome 2, ASM2978416v1, whole genome shotgun sequence genome, one interval contains:
- the LOC129725725 gene encoding vacuolar protein sorting-associated protein 35 isoform X1 — protein MYLWNSANYDPSALYRRAPSRDEPQTPINSLDEQDKLLSDAITVVRTQSFQMKRFLDKKRLMEAMRCASTMLGELRTSLLSPKSYYELYMAITDELRHFEHYLLDEFQKGFKVPDLYEHVQYAGNIVPRLYLLITVGLVYIKTNSSLKRSILKDLVEMCRGVQHPLRGLFLRNYLLQCTRNILPDTLTNTDENEGIVIDAIDFVLTNFAEMNKLWVRIQHQGHSSERSRREKEREELKILVGTNLVRLSQLESASLEIYQRLILPGILEQVVSCRDAIAQEYLMECIIQVFPDEFHLQTLDPFLKSCAQLQSGVNVKNIIISLIDRLALYNQRNGKVTQTTSGTEIISAIPSDVQLFEVFSTQIAYIVQLRTDMPLEDTVSLQVALVSLAQKVYPDRVDYVDKVLETTAQILDRLNMTKYCISHSLSVNQELSRLLRLCVDFYNNVLTIFQLQFFTPLLEKFDYTSRKALSLYIVMNVLENETQVPSAEHVDSVLTMLSPLIRDQEDQPADKIDAEDFAEEQGIVGRFVHLLRSDDPDTQYKILTAARKHFGLGGQQRIRFVLPPLVFQAYQLAYKYKAIAAEDEMWDKKCQKILQFCHSTIAVLAKSELPELALRLYLQGALCIGQIAYTNHESVAYDFMTQAFSLYEDEISDSKSQFAAITLIVSTVEQMTCFSEENAEPLRTNCALAASKLLKKPDQCRAVVTCASLFWSGKQSGQELRDEKRTLECLKKAAKIASQCLDVGVQVQLYVELLNHYLFYYQRGNTQITVSMLNQLIAKINEELPNLEPTEETKQIEMHYQNTLAHIRSRVETNDGSLEVSFAGITLN, from the exons TGTACTTATGGAACTCGGCCAATTACGACCCGTCGGCGCTTTACAGGAGGGCACCCTCTCGCGATGAG CCTCAAACGCCAATCAACTCCTTGGATGAGCAGGACAAACTATTGAGCGATGCGATCACGGTAGTGCGAACGCAATCGTTCCAGATGAAGCGCTTTCTGGACAAGAAGCGACTTATGGAAGCGATGCGTTGCGCTTCGACAATGCTGGGTGAGCTGCGAACCTCGCTGTTGTCCCCGAAAAGCTACTACGAACTGTACATGGCAATCACGGATGAGCTGCGCCACTTCGAACACTATCTGCTGGATGAGTTCCAGAAGGGTTTCAAGGTACCGGATTTGTATGAGCACGTACAGTATGCCGGAAACATTGTACCCCGACTGTATCTACTGATCACAGTCGGATTGGTGTACATTAAAACCAATTCGTCACTGAAACGAAGTATTTTGAAG GATCTCGTCGAAATGTGTCGAGGAGTTCAGCACCCACTCAGGGGTTTGTTCCTTCGGAATTACCTGCTGCAATGCACGCGTAACATCCTGCCGGATACGCTGACTAATACGGATGAGAACGAAGGCATTGTCATTGATGCGATCGATTTCGTTCTAACTAACTTTGCGGAAATGAACAAACTCTGGGTGCGCATCCAGCACCAGGGGCATTCCAGTGAGCGTTCCCGTCGTGAGAAAGAACGTGAAGAGCTGAAGATTTTAGTTGGCACAAATTTGGTTCGATTATCGCAGCTCGAATCAGCCAGCCTCGAGATTTATCAACGATTGATTCTGCCCGGAATTCTGGAGCAAGTAGTCAGTTGTCGGGATGCCATCGCTCAGGAATACTTGATGGAGTGCATCATCCAGGTGTTTCCGGATGAGTTCCATTTACAGACATTGGATCCTTTCTTGAAATCCTGCGCTCAACTGCAATCCGGTGTCAATGTGAAGAACATCATCATTTCGTTAATCGATCGTTTGGCATTATATAATCAACGAAACGGCAAGGTCACCCAGACCACTTCCGGAACGGAAATTATATCTGCTATTCCATCGGATGTGCAGCTGTTTGAAGTCTTCAGCACCCAGATTGCGTACATTGTTCAACTGCGCACGGATATGCCGCTCGAGGACACCGTTTCGCTGCAGGTTGCGCTCGTCAGTCTTGCTCAGAAGGTGTACCCCGATCGTGTGGACTATGTGGATAAAGTGCTGGAAACAACGGCGCAAATTCTGGATAGGCTGAACATGACCAAGTATTG CATTTCACACTCCCTCTCGGTAAACCAGGAATTATCCCGGTTACTGCGTCTGTGTGTCGATTTCTACAATAATGTGTTGACCATTTTTCAACTGCAATTTTTCACCCCGCTACTGGAGAAGTTTGACTACACCTCTCGGAAGGCTCTATCACTGTACATCGTAATGAACGTACTGGAGAATGAAACCCAAGTTCCGTCGGCAGAGCACGTGGATAGCGTGTTGACGATGCTTTCCCCGTTGATTCGTGATCAGGAAGATCAACCGGCCGATAAGATCGATGCGGAAGATTTTGCCGAAGAGCAAGGAATTGTTGGTCGTTTCGTGCATCTGCTGCGTTCCGACGACCCGGATACGCAGTACAAAATTCTGACCGCCGCCAGGAAGCATTTTGGGCTTGGTGGGCAACAGCGGATACGGTTTGTGTTGCCTCCGCTGGTGTTTCAGGCGTATCAGTTGGCTTACAAGTACAAAGCCATCGCCGCCGAGGATGAAATGTGGGACAAAAAGTGTCAGAAAATATTGCAGTTCTGTCATAGTACCATTGCTGTACTAGCGAAATCGGAGCTGCCAGAATTGGCCTTGCGATTGTATCTACAGGGTGCGCTCTGCATTGGGCAAATTGCCTACACAAACCATGAATCCGTCGCGTATGACTTTATGACACAG GCATTTTCCTTGTACGAGGACGAAATCTCCGATTCAAAATCGCAGTTCGCTGCCATCACGTTGATCGTTTCTACGGTGGAACAAATGACATGTTTCTCCGAGGAGAACGCTGAACCACTGCGTACTAACTGCGCCCTGGCGGCTTCAAAGTTATTGAAGAAACCCGACCAGTGTCGGGCGGTCGTAACCTGTGCCAGTCTATTCTGGAGTGGAAA gcAAAGCGGTCAGGAACTGCGTGATGAAAAGCGAACGCTCGAGTGTCTTAAAAAAGCAGCCAAGATTGCATCGCAATGTCTAGACGTGGGAGTCCAGGTACAGTTATACGTTGAGTTACTCAATCATTACTTGTTCTACTATCAACGAGGGAACACTCAGATTACAGTGTCTATGCTTAATCAG TTGATCGCCAAAATCAACGAAGAACTACCCAATCTGGAACCGACAGAGGAAACGAAGCAAATCGAGATGCACTATCAGAACACGCTGGCTCACATTCGAAGTCGTGTGGAGACCAACGACGGCAGTTTGGAGGTTTCGTTTGCTGGAATTACACTGAACTAA
- the LOC129725725 gene encoding vacuolar protein sorting-associated protein 35 isoform X3: MPQTPINSLDEQDKLLSDAITVVRTQSFQMKRFLDKKRLMEAMRCASTMLGELRTSLLSPKSYYELYMAITDELRHFEHYLLDEFQKGFKVPDLYEHVQYAGNIVPRLYLLITVGLVYIKTNSSLKRSILKDLVEMCRGVQHPLRGLFLRNYLLQCTRNILPDTLTNTDENEGIVIDAIDFVLTNFAEMNKLWVRIQHQGHSSERSRREKEREELKILVGTNLVRLSQLESASLEIYQRLILPGILEQVVSCRDAIAQEYLMECIIQVFPDEFHLQTLDPFLKSCAQLQSGVNVKNIIISLIDRLALYNQRNGKVTQTTSGTEIISAIPSDVQLFEVFSTQIAYIVQLRTDMPLEDTVSLQVALVSLAQKVYPDRVDYVDKVLETTAQILDRLNMTKYCISHSLSVNQELSRLLRLCVDFYNNVLTIFQLQFFTPLLEKFDYTSRKALSLYIVMNVLENETQVPSAEHVDSVLTMLSPLIRDQEDQPADKIDAEDFAEEQGIVGRFVHLLRSDDPDTQYKILTAARKHFGLGGQQRIRFVLPPLVFQAYQLAYKYKAIAAEDEMWDKKCQKILQFCHSTIAVLAKSELPELALRLYLQGALCIGQIAYTNHESVAYDFMTQAFSLYEDEISDSKSQFAAITLIVSTVEQMTCFSEENAEPLRTNCALAASKLLKKPDQCRAVVTCASLFWSGKQSGQELRDEKRTLECLKKAAKIASQCLDVGVQVQLYVELLNHYLFYYQRGNTQITVSMLNQLIAKINEELPNLEPTEETKQIEMHYQNTLAHIRSRVETNDGSLEVSFAGITLN, from the exons CCTCAAACGCCAATCAACTCCTTGGATGAGCAGGACAAACTATTGAGCGATGCGATCACGGTAGTGCGAACGCAATCGTTCCAGATGAAGCGCTTTCTGGACAAGAAGCGACTTATGGAAGCGATGCGTTGCGCTTCGACAATGCTGGGTGAGCTGCGAACCTCGCTGTTGTCCCCGAAAAGCTACTACGAACTGTACATGGCAATCACGGATGAGCTGCGCCACTTCGAACACTATCTGCTGGATGAGTTCCAGAAGGGTTTCAAGGTACCGGATTTGTATGAGCACGTACAGTATGCCGGAAACATTGTACCCCGACTGTATCTACTGATCACAGTCGGATTGGTGTACATTAAAACCAATTCGTCACTGAAACGAAGTATTTTGAAG GATCTCGTCGAAATGTGTCGAGGAGTTCAGCACCCACTCAGGGGTTTGTTCCTTCGGAATTACCTGCTGCAATGCACGCGTAACATCCTGCCGGATACGCTGACTAATACGGATGAGAACGAAGGCATTGTCATTGATGCGATCGATTTCGTTCTAACTAACTTTGCGGAAATGAACAAACTCTGGGTGCGCATCCAGCACCAGGGGCATTCCAGTGAGCGTTCCCGTCGTGAGAAAGAACGTGAAGAGCTGAAGATTTTAGTTGGCACAAATTTGGTTCGATTATCGCAGCTCGAATCAGCCAGCCTCGAGATTTATCAACGATTGATTCTGCCCGGAATTCTGGAGCAAGTAGTCAGTTGTCGGGATGCCATCGCTCAGGAATACTTGATGGAGTGCATCATCCAGGTGTTTCCGGATGAGTTCCATTTACAGACATTGGATCCTTTCTTGAAATCCTGCGCTCAACTGCAATCCGGTGTCAATGTGAAGAACATCATCATTTCGTTAATCGATCGTTTGGCATTATATAATCAACGAAACGGCAAGGTCACCCAGACCACTTCCGGAACGGAAATTATATCTGCTATTCCATCGGATGTGCAGCTGTTTGAAGTCTTCAGCACCCAGATTGCGTACATTGTTCAACTGCGCACGGATATGCCGCTCGAGGACACCGTTTCGCTGCAGGTTGCGCTCGTCAGTCTTGCTCAGAAGGTGTACCCCGATCGTGTGGACTATGTGGATAAAGTGCTGGAAACAACGGCGCAAATTCTGGATAGGCTGAACATGACCAAGTATTG CATTTCACACTCCCTCTCGGTAAACCAGGAATTATCCCGGTTACTGCGTCTGTGTGTCGATTTCTACAATAATGTGTTGACCATTTTTCAACTGCAATTTTTCACCCCGCTACTGGAGAAGTTTGACTACACCTCTCGGAAGGCTCTATCACTGTACATCGTAATGAACGTACTGGAGAATGAAACCCAAGTTCCGTCGGCAGAGCACGTGGATAGCGTGTTGACGATGCTTTCCCCGTTGATTCGTGATCAGGAAGATCAACCGGCCGATAAGATCGATGCGGAAGATTTTGCCGAAGAGCAAGGAATTGTTGGTCGTTTCGTGCATCTGCTGCGTTCCGACGACCCGGATACGCAGTACAAAATTCTGACCGCCGCCAGGAAGCATTTTGGGCTTGGTGGGCAACAGCGGATACGGTTTGTGTTGCCTCCGCTGGTGTTTCAGGCGTATCAGTTGGCTTACAAGTACAAAGCCATCGCCGCCGAGGATGAAATGTGGGACAAAAAGTGTCAGAAAATATTGCAGTTCTGTCATAGTACCATTGCTGTACTAGCGAAATCGGAGCTGCCAGAATTGGCCTTGCGATTGTATCTACAGGGTGCGCTCTGCATTGGGCAAATTGCCTACACAAACCATGAATCCGTCGCGTATGACTTTATGACACAG GCATTTTCCTTGTACGAGGACGAAATCTCCGATTCAAAATCGCAGTTCGCTGCCATCACGTTGATCGTTTCTACGGTGGAACAAATGACATGTTTCTCCGAGGAGAACGCTGAACCACTGCGTACTAACTGCGCCCTGGCGGCTTCAAAGTTATTGAAGAAACCCGACCAGTGTCGGGCGGTCGTAACCTGTGCCAGTCTATTCTGGAGTGGAAA gcAAAGCGGTCAGGAACTGCGTGATGAAAAGCGAACGCTCGAGTGTCTTAAAAAAGCAGCCAAGATTGCATCGCAATGTCTAGACGTGGGAGTCCAGGTACAGTTATACGTTGAGTTACTCAATCATTACTTGTTCTACTATCAACGAGGGAACACTCAGATTACAGTGTCTATGCTTAATCAG TTGATCGCCAAAATCAACGAAGAACTACCCAATCTGGAACCGACAGAGGAAACGAAGCAAATCGAGATGCACTATCAGAACACGCTGGCTCACATTCGAAGTCGTGTGGAGACCAACGACGGCAGTTTGGAGGTTTCGTTTGCTGGAATTACACTGAACTAA
- the LOC129725725 gene encoding vacuolar protein sorting-associated protein 35 isoform X2: MYLWNSANYDPSALYRRAPSRDEPQTPINSLDEQDKLLSDAITVVRTQSFQMKRFLDKKRLMEAMRCASTMLGELRTSLLSPKSYYELYMAITDELRHFEHYLLDEFQKGFKVPDLYEHVQYAGNIVPRLYLLITVGLVYIKTNSSLKRSILKDLVEMCRGVQHPLRGLFLRNYLLQCTRNILPDTLTNTDENEGIVIDAIDFVLTNFAEMNKLWVRIQHQGHSSERSRREKEREELKILVGTNLVRLSQLESASLEIYQRLILPGILEQVVSCRDAIAQEYLMECIIQVFPDEFHLQTLDPFLKSCAQLQSGVNVKNIIISLIDRLALYNQRNGKVTQTTSGTEIISAIPSDVQLFEVFSTQIAYIVQLRTDMPLEDTVSLQVALVSLAQKVYPDRVDYVDKVLETTAQILDRLNMTNISHSLSVNQELSRLLRLCVDFYNNVLTIFQLQFFTPLLEKFDYTSRKALSLYIVMNVLENETQVPSAEHVDSVLTMLSPLIRDQEDQPADKIDAEDFAEEQGIVGRFVHLLRSDDPDTQYKILTAARKHFGLGGQQRIRFVLPPLVFQAYQLAYKYKAIAAEDEMWDKKCQKILQFCHSTIAVLAKSELPELALRLYLQGALCIGQIAYTNHESVAYDFMTQAFSLYEDEISDSKSQFAAITLIVSTVEQMTCFSEENAEPLRTNCALAASKLLKKPDQCRAVVTCASLFWSGKQSGQELRDEKRTLECLKKAAKIASQCLDVGVQVQLYVELLNHYLFYYQRGNTQITVSMLNQLIAKINEELPNLEPTEETKQIEMHYQNTLAHIRSRVETNDGSLEVSFAGITLN, translated from the exons TGTACTTATGGAACTCGGCCAATTACGACCCGTCGGCGCTTTACAGGAGGGCACCCTCTCGCGATGAG CCTCAAACGCCAATCAACTCCTTGGATGAGCAGGACAAACTATTGAGCGATGCGATCACGGTAGTGCGAACGCAATCGTTCCAGATGAAGCGCTTTCTGGACAAGAAGCGACTTATGGAAGCGATGCGTTGCGCTTCGACAATGCTGGGTGAGCTGCGAACCTCGCTGTTGTCCCCGAAAAGCTACTACGAACTGTACATGGCAATCACGGATGAGCTGCGCCACTTCGAACACTATCTGCTGGATGAGTTCCAGAAGGGTTTCAAGGTACCGGATTTGTATGAGCACGTACAGTATGCCGGAAACATTGTACCCCGACTGTATCTACTGATCACAGTCGGATTGGTGTACATTAAAACCAATTCGTCACTGAAACGAAGTATTTTGAAG GATCTCGTCGAAATGTGTCGAGGAGTTCAGCACCCACTCAGGGGTTTGTTCCTTCGGAATTACCTGCTGCAATGCACGCGTAACATCCTGCCGGATACGCTGACTAATACGGATGAGAACGAAGGCATTGTCATTGATGCGATCGATTTCGTTCTAACTAACTTTGCGGAAATGAACAAACTCTGGGTGCGCATCCAGCACCAGGGGCATTCCAGTGAGCGTTCCCGTCGTGAGAAAGAACGTGAAGAGCTGAAGATTTTAGTTGGCACAAATTTGGTTCGATTATCGCAGCTCGAATCAGCCAGCCTCGAGATTTATCAACGATTGATTCTGCCCGGAATTCTGGAGCAAGTAGTCAGTTGTCGGGATGCCATCGCTCAGGAATACTTGATGGAGTGCATCATCCAGGTGTTTCCGGATGAGTTCCATTTACAGACATTGGATCCTTTCTTGAAATCCTGCGCTCAACTGCAATCCGGTGTCAATGTGAAGAACATCATCATTTCGTTAATCGATCGTTTGGCATTATATAATCAACGAAACGGCAAGGTCACCCAGACCACTTCCGGAACGGAAATTATATCTGCTATTCCATCGGATGTGCAGCTGTTTGAAGTCTTCAGCACCCAGATTGCGTACATTGTTCAACTGCGCACGGATATGCCGCTCGAGGACACCGTTTCGCTGCAGGTTGCGCTCGTCAGTCTTGCTCAGAAGGTGTACCCCGATCGTGTGGACTATGTGGATAAAGTGCTGGAAACAACGGCGCAAATTCTGGATAGGCTGAACATGACCAA CATTTCACACTCCCTCTCGGTAAACCAGGAATTATCCCGGTTACTGCGTCTGTGTGTCGATTTCTACAATAATGTGTTGACCATTTTTCAACTGCAATTTTTCACCCCGCTACTGGAGAAGTTTGACTACACCTCTCGGAAGGCTCTATCACTGTACATCGTAATGAACGTACTGGAGAATGAAACCCAAGTTCCGTCGGCAGAGCACGTGGATAGCGTGTTGACGATGCTTTCCCCGTTGATTCGTGATCAGGAAGATCAACCGGCCGATAAGATCGATGCGGAAGATTTTGCCGAAGAGCAAGGAATTGTTGGTCGTTTCGTGCATCTGCTGCGTTCCGACGACCCGGATACGCAGTACAAAATTCTGACCGCCGCCAGGAAGCATTTTGGGCTTGGTGGGCAACAGCGGATACGGTTTGTGTTGCCTCCGCTGGTGTTTCAGGCGTATCAGTTGGCTTACAAGTACAAAGCCATCGCCGCCGAGGATGAAATGTGGGACAAAAAGTGTCAGAAAATATTGCAGTTCTGTCATAGTACCATTGCTGTACTAGCGAAATCGGAGCTGCCAGAATTGGCCTTGCGATTGTATCTACAGGGTGCGCTCTGCATTGGGCAAATTGCCTACACAAACCATGAATCCGTCGCGTATGACTTTATGACACAG GCATTTTCCTTGTACGAGGACGAAATCTCCGATTCAAAATCGCAGTTCGCTGCCATCACGTTGATCGTTTCTACGGTGGAACAAATGACATGTTTCTCCGAGGAGAACGCTGAACCACTGCGTACTAACTGCGCCCTGGCGGCTTCAAAGTTATTGAAGAAACCCGACCAGTGTCGGGCGGTCGTAACCTGTGCCAGTCTATTCTGGAGTGGAAA gcAAAGCGGTCAGGAACTGCGTGATGAAAAGCGAACGCTCGAGTGTCTTAAAAAAGCAGCCAAGATTGCATCGCAATGTCTAGACGTGGGAGTCCAGGTACAGTTATACGTTGAGTTACTCAATCATTACTTGTTCTACTATCAACGAGGGAACACTCAGATTACAGTGTCTATGCTTAATCAG TTGATCGCCAAAATCAACGAAGAACTACCCAATCTGGAACCGACAGAGGAAACGAAGCAAATCGAGATGCACTATCAGAACACGCTGGCTCACATTCGAAGTCGTGTGGAGACCAACGACGGCAGTTTGGAGGTTTCGTTTGCTGGAATTACACTGAACTAA